The Thermodesulfobacteriota bacterium genome contains the following window.
CGCGGCTCGTAAAGACCGTGGTGACTACGTTCCCCTTGCTGAGGAGCGAGCCGTATTTTTTGTAATCGACCAGATGGCGGGCCGGAAAGGGCAGCTCGTCGAGCTCTTCGACCACCGGGGGGGTGCCCGTATTGACGACCTCTCCCCCCTCTCCCCCCCCTCCCCCGTCTTTGAAGACCAGCCCCCTTACCTCCCTAAGGCGCGGCCCGTCGTCCATGCGATCCAGGAGTTCCTTAAAGACCCTCTCGCCCTCGCCGAGTATCAGGTAGTCAACGCCGTCGAGTCGTATCGTCTCATCGGGGAAGATGTGGACGTGCGGCCCGCCGAGGACGACCCGGATATCCTTGCTTATCCCCTTTACGAGCGCTACGGTCTTCATAACGTCGATAAGCGTCATGGTCATGGCCGTAATACCGACGACGTCGGGCCCGGCCGAGCTTATCCTCTCCCCGAGCTCATTGTAGGAGAGCTCCTCGACCTGGCTGTCTATTACCGTAACGTCGTGGGCGGAGTGCTCCTCCAGGTAGGCGGCGACGTACAGGATGCCCAGCGGGGGGTTATAGCCGCGCTCCTCTTCGATAATGGCGGGGTTGTTGCCTATGATCTCGTTAAACCTGGGCGGGTTTATCAGGAGGACCTTCATCGTCCGCGCCTCTTTTCGACAGCTGCACTATGAGCCCGGCCAGCATGCCGATTACCATGAACTGGAAGCCCGAGACAAAGAGCAGGACAGTGGTGACGTCCATGACTTTTTCCGTAAAGAGATAGCTCGCGAAAAGGACGAATACCGAGGCGGCGAAGAATAACACGGCGAGCGGCAGGAATATCCTCTCGGGCTTGAAGCAGAGCATGGTCGTGAGTATCAGGTAAACGAAAGACATGAAGTCCGAAACGGGCTTTATCTTGGAGCTGCCGGTACGCGCCCCGTAGTGGATGGGCTCGAAGCGGACGTGGTAGTGGTTGGTCATCATCGCCATGGTTATGGTGGTGGTAAACGAAAACCCGTCCGGCAGGAGGTACATGAACTTATTGACCACGGCCCTGTCCATGACCCGGAGGCCGCTGTTCAAGTCCGGTATCTTCCTTTTCGTGAGGAAGTTCGCGATTTTTTTGAGCACCCATTTGGCGGCCTCCCTCATGAACTCCCGCCCGCCGGGCACGACCGGCCTCCGGCCGACGACCATGTCGTTCTTCTCCATATGCGGAAGGAGCTTCAGGATATCGGCCGGGTCGTAGGAGTTGTCGGCGTCGATTATGACTATGGTGTCGTGGGCGCTCCGCCGTATCCCGGTCTTCAAGGCCGCCCCGTACCCCCGGTTGTGCTTGTGGGAGAGCACGGTAATCCCTTTGAGGTCCCCGAGCTTTTCCGCGGTGGAGTCGGTGGAGCCGTCGTCCACGACGATAACCTCAAGCGCGGCTTCGGGCGGGGCGGCAAGCGCCTTCAAGAGCCCCTCAAGGAACGGAACCACCCCCTCTTCCTCGTTAAATACTGGGACTATTATAGTCGCGGAAAGCTCTCCGGCGGTGGACATAAGCTCCTTTCGTGCACGCTTTAAACGCTGCCATTGTAGCACGTATGTAGGCGGTTCTGAAAGGTTTTTCGGGAAAGCCGAGCGTAAAGCGGCAACGAGGGAGTGGTGGTGGCGGTGGGTGGACTCGAACCACCGGCACGGGGCTTATGAGACCCCTGCTCTGGCCACCTGAGCTACACCGCCATATCCGGGCAATTATACACGGGCTGAACTGAAATTTCAATCGGAGCCACCTGCGGTGGGGCAATTTTCATGACGGCCGTCAGTGACATCGGGCATGAAGAAGGCTTATTTAGAAATAATACCTTACGCTACCACGAACGGGGAACGGGACTTCCGGCTACGGCAGCGTGTATGAGAGAATATAACTCTTAGCGTCGAGCTTGAACGCCTTTATACCATCGACGACCAGCATGACGATCTCCCTTGAGCCGTCGCCGTCGATGTCGTCTATGACGAAGTCCGAGACGTATCCGTCCACCTCCCTGGTCCTCCAGTTCTCCTCCAGGAACGCCCCGTCCCAGCTAAGGCTCCTCACCTCTCCGCCCGTGAACTCCATGACCCTGATCGAGCGGCGGCCGAATATGCCGCCGGGGGTATTCCTCTTGATTATGAGCTCTTCCCTGCCGTCGCTATCGAGGTCCGTGTGGAGGAACTTACCCTCGATCTCGGCGAAGGGCCTTTCCGCGAGTTCCGCGTCCTCGTCGCCGAACGTCAGCGCGTTCAGGGTGCCTCCGTATGGCTCCCGGCTCTTCCAGAACTCCTTCCACGGGCCGTCGTCTCTCCTGTAGATCCTTATGTAGTTCCCCTTGCCGATGGCTACAAGTTCGGCCTGCCCGTCGCCCGTCACGTCGAAGATCTCGAAGCCGTATATGTTGGGAAGCTCCGGCATATCGAAGGCGTCGCCGGAGGATACGACCTCATCCCCCTCCCTCTTAAGCACATCCACGGCACGGGAGAAGCCGCCCTTCTGGGCTTCGAACCTCGCCCCTATAAGGGTCGTCTCCCCGCCTTGAGCGCCGATGACCCTCATAAGCCAGGGTATGGCGGAGGCCGTTACCGTGTAGTCGCCGTCCCTCCTCTCGACCACGAAGCTGTCCGCCAGCCCCGCCCTCGTCCTTGAGACGTAGAGCTCGATAACGCCGTCGCCGTCGCTGTCGAAGGCGGCCACGGCTATGTTCCTCACATCCCCGTGCCCCTTTATCTCCTTTATCGTCTCGAGCCCGTCCTCCCCTACCCTTGCTATAAGCAGGTCCTGCGTACCGAGAAGGACCAGTTCCTTTCCGCCGTCGTTGTCGAGGTCCAACGACTCCATCGCAAAGAAGGCCCCCTGTATGTGGCGGCTCCTCCAGAGGAACTTCTTCGCCTCCTCTTTCCCGGAGACTATTATGAACTCTTCATCATCTCCCGAGGGCTCTTTGGCCGCGACACTCTCCGGCGCGCTCTCCCTGAACTTGCCGATATAGGCCGGTCCGGACGACGTGCCGCCATTAGCGGTATCCGTAAACTCCCCGAGGGAGGCCAGCACCTTGGAGGCCGCGGCGTCGGTCATGCCGACGATCGAGCCCATGCCCCTGTCCCGGGAAAAGAACGACCTGACGGCACCGTCGGCCACGGCCATGAACTTCACGTCAAGGCTTATCGAATCCTCTATGGCCGTGAGGCTTCCGTAGAGCACGTAGTCCGCGCCAAGCGCCCTGCCTATCTTCTCGACGGTATCGTCGGTCAGGCCGCCCCCTGCGTAGTTCTCCACGGCCTCCTTCACCAGGTCCGTCCTTACAATCTCCACCGACAGGGAAGAGCCCACCCTCGAGGAGAGCATATCGACCACGGCCCTCCTTGCGTACTCCATCCGGGGCGGGGC
Protein-coding sequences here:
- a CDS encoding glycosyltransferase family 2 protein, giving the protein MSTAGELSATIIVPVFNEEEGVVPFLEGLLKALAAPPEAALEVIVVDDGSTDSTAEKLGDLKGITVLSHKHNRGYGAALKTGIRRSAHDTIVIIDADNSYDPADILKLLPHMEKNDMVVGRRPVVPGGREFMREAAKWVLKKIANFLTKRKIPDLNSGLRVMDRAVVNKFMYLLPDGFSFTTTITMAMMTNHYHVRFEPIHYGARTGSSKIKPVSDFMSFVYLILTTMLCFKPERIFLPLAVLFFAASVFVLFASYLFTEKVMDVTTVLLFVSGFQFMVIGMLAGLIVQLSKRGADDEGPPDKPAQV
- a CDS encoding cobalamin-dependent protein (Presence of a B(12) (cobalamin)-binding domain implies dependence on cobalamin itself, in one of its several forms, or in some unusual lineages, dependence on a cobalamin-like analog.) gives rise to the protein MKVLLINPPRFNEIIGNNPAIIEEERGYNPPLGILYVAAYLEEHSAHDVTVIDSQVEELSYNELGERISSAGPDVVGITAMTMTLIDVMKTVALVKGISKDIRVVLGGPHVHIFPDETIRLDGVDYLILGEGERVFKELLDRMDDGPRLREVRGLVFKDGGGGGEGGEVVNTGTPPVVEELDELPFPARHLVDYKKYGSLLSKGNVVTTVFTSR